A single region of the Micropterus dolomieu isolate WLL.071019.BEF.003 ecotype Adirondacks linkage group LG18, ASM2129224v1, whole genome shotgun sequence genome encodes:
- the LOC123987445 gene encoding calglandulin-like isoform X2: MARWRLASKLTQEQITEYKGVFEMFDEEGNGDVKTQELERLMSLMGINPTKRELSQMAKDVDKDGKGVFNCDSFLGLMALYHERTKNQDAELRAAFKVFDKDAKGYIDWNTLKYVLMNAGEPLNEIEAEQMMKEADKDGDGTIDYEEFVAMMTGNLFKMS, encoded by the exons ATGGCAAGATGGCGGTTG GCCAGCAAGTTAACACAAGAGCAGATCACAGAGTACAAAggagtttttgagatgttcgaTGAAGAGGGAAATGGAGATGTGAAGACACAGGAGCTGGAGAGACTGATGAGTTTAATGGGAATCAATCCGACAAAGAGAGAGCTCAGCCAGATGGCCAAAGATGTGGACAAAGATG gTAAAGGTGTATTTAATTGTGACAGCTTCCTGGGTCTGATGGCACTGTACCACGAAAGAACCAAGAACCAGGATGCTGAACTCAGAGCTGCTTTTAAAGTATTTGACAAAGATGCCAAGGGATATATTGACTGGAACACACTCaa atACGTACTGATGAATGCGGGGGAACCACTTAATGAGAttgaggcagagcagatgaTGAAGGAGGCTGATAAAGATGGTGATGGAACCATTGATTATGAAG AGTTTGTGGCCATGATGACTGGGAACTTGTTCAAGATGAGCTGA
- the gnb1b gene encoding guanine nucleotide binding protein (G protein), beta polypeptide 1b codes for MSELDQLRQEAEQLKNQIRDARKACADATLSQITANIDPVGRIQMRTRRTLRGHLAKIYAMHWGTDSRLLVSASQDGKLIIWDSYTTNKVHAIPLRSSWVMTCAYAPSGNYVACGGLDNICSIYNLKTREGNVRVSRELAGHTGYLSCCRFLDDNQIVTSSGDTTCALWDIETGQQTTTFAGHTGDVMSLSLAPDARLFVSGACDASAKLWDVREGMCRQTFTGHESDINAICFFPNGNAFATGSDDATCRLFDLRADQELMIYSHDNIICGITSVAFSKSGRLLLAGYDDFNCNVWDTLKADRAGVLAGHDNRVSCLGVTDDGMAVATGSWDSFLKIWN; via the exons atgAGTGAACTGGACCAGTTACGCCAAGAGGCAGAGCAGCTCAAAAATCAGATCAGA gaTGCCAGGAAAGCATGCGCAGATGCCACACTTTCACAG attaCAGCTAACATTGACCCCGTGGGCCGAATCCAGATGCGTACAAGACGAACGCTACGGGGTCATTTGGCTAAAATCTATGCCATGCATTGGGGAACAGATTCCAG GCTCTTGGTCAGTGCCTCTCAAGATGGCAAACTCATTATTTGGGACAGCTATACCACAAATAAG GTTCACGCCATTCCACTTCGATCCTCCTGGGTCATGACTTGTGCATATGCACCTTCAGGAAATTATGTGGCCTGTGGCGGCTTAGACAACATCTGCTCCATTTACAACCTGAAAACACGCGAGGGGAATGTACGTGTGAGCCGCGAGCTCGCTGGACATACAG GATACCTGTCCTGTTGTCGTTTTCTTGATGACAACCAGATTGTTACAAGCTCTGGGGATACCACTTG tgcACTTTGGGACATTGAGACTGGCCAGCAGACAACCACATTTGCTGGACACACAGGTGATGTCATGAGCCTGTCATTGGCCCCTGACGCACGGTTATTCGTCTCTGGTGCTTGTGATGCCTCCGCTAAACTCTGGGACGTCCGAGAGGGCATGTGCAGACAGACATTTACTGGCCATGAGTCCGACATCAATGCCATCTGT TTCTTCCCTAATGGCAATGCCTTTGCCACGGGCTCCGATGACGCCACCTGCAGGCTGTTTGATCTGCGTGCTGATCAGGAATTAATGATCTACTCTCATGACAATATTATATGTGGCATCACCTCTGTTGCATTCTCAAAGAGTGGCCGTCTTCTTCTGGCGGGATATGATGACTTCAACTGTAATGTGTGGGACACACTAAAGGCTGACCGTGCTG GTGTGTTGGCTGGACATGACAACCGTGTTAGCTGCCTGGGAGTTACTGATGATGGCATGGCAGTTGCAACAGGATCCTGGGACAGTTTTCTGAAGATCTGGAATTGA
- the LOC123987445 gene encoding calglandulin-like isoform X3, with translation MAASKLTQEQITEYKGVFEMFDEEGNGDVKTQELERLMSLMGINPTKRELSQMAKDVDKDGKGVFNCDSFLGLMALYHERTKNQDAELRAAFKVFDKDAKGYIDWNTLKYVLMNAGEPLNEIEAEQMMKEADKDGDGTIDYEEFVAMMTGNLFKMS, from the exons ATGGCG GCCAGCAAGTTAACACAAGAGCAGATCACAGAGTACAAAggagtttttgagatgttcgaTGAAGAGGGAAATGGAGATGTGAAGACACAGGAGCTGGAGAGACTGATGAGTTTAATGGGAATCAATCCGACAAAGAGAGAGCTCAGCCAGATGGCCAAAGATGTGGACAAAGATG gTAAAGGTGTATTTAATTGTGACAGCTTCCTGGGTCTGATGGCACTGTACCACGAAAGAACCAAGAACCAGGATGCTGAACTCAGAGCTGCTTTTAAAGTATTTGACAAAGATGCCAAGGGATATATTGACTGGAACACACTCaa atACGTACTGATGAATGCGGGGGAACCACTTAATGAGAttgaggcagagcagatgaTGAAGGAGGCTGATAAAGATGGTGATGGAACCATTGATTATGAAG AGTTTGTGGCCATGATGACTGGGAACTTGTTCAAGATGAGCTGA
- the si:ch211-161c3.5 gene encoding uncharacterized protein C3orf18 homolog, producing the protein MAVTAAKAATSFLSTTTTTTAIPFLSTVSSARDNVTSRTTLMTVTITTNETSFNATTFPEAVIEGSGMGMVLLPFGIITVIGLAVAIMLYIRKRKRLEKLRHQLMPMYNFDPAEEQDDLLEQELLDHGREGSLTGPNAKTLTTSQGTTQRPSRLVFTDVAKALNA; encoded by the exons ATGGCTGTAACTGCAGCTAAGGCAGCTACAAGTTTTCTCTCCACAACCACCACGACCACCGCAATCCCCTTCCTCTCGACGGTTTCGAGCGCCAGAGACAATGTCACCTCCAGAACAACATTAATGACTGTTACTATAACGACAAACGAGACCAGCTTCAATGCCACCACGTTTCCAGAGGCGGTGATCGAAGGCTCGGGAATGGGAATGGTGCTCCTACCTTTTGGCATCATCACTGTCATTGGCTTAGCAGTGGCAATT ATGCTGTATATTCGGAAACGGAAACG GTTGGAGAAGCTGAGGCACCAACTCATGCCCATGTACAACTTTGACCCGGCTGAAGAACAAGATGACCTGCTGGAACAGGAACTACTGGACCACGGCCGGGAAGGCAGCCTCACAGGTCCCAATGCCAAG ACTTTAACAACCTCCCAGGGGACTACGCAGAGGCCCAGTCGTTTGGTCTTTACAGATGTAGCCAAAGCTCTTAACGCTTAA
- the LOC123987445 gene encoding calglandulin-like isoform X1 — MGAVTLQSALGNPTLQQRRASKLTQEQITEYKGVFEMFDEEGNGDVKTQELERLMSLMGINPTKRELSQMAKDVDKDGKGVFNCDSFLGLMALYHERTKNQDAELRAAFKVFDKDAKGYIDWNTLKYVLMNAGEPLNEIEAEQMMKEADKDGDGTIDYEEFVAMMTGNLFKMS, encoded by the exons ATGGGCGCGGTAACCCTGCAGTCAGCGCTGGGAAACCCCACGCTGCAGCAGCGACGG GCCAGCAAGTTAACACAAGAGCAGATCACAGAGTACAAAggagtttttgagatgttcgaTGAAGAGGGAAATGGAGATGTGAAGACACAGGAGCTGGAGAGACTGATGAGTTTAATGGGAATCAATCCGACAAAGAGAGAGCTCAGCCAGATGGCCAAAGATGTGGACAAAGATG gTAAAGGTGTATTTAATTGTGACAGCTTCCTGGGTCTGATGGCACTGTACCACGAAAGAACCAAGAACCAGGATGCTGAACTCAGAGCTGCTTTTAAAGTATTTGACAAAGATGCCAAGGGATATATTGACTGGAACACACTCaa atACGTACTGATGAATGCGGGGGAACCACTTAATGAGAttgaggcagagcagatgaTGAAGGAGGCTGATAAAGATGGTGATGGAACCATTGATTATGAAG AGTTTGTGGCCATGATGACTGGGAACTTGTTCAAGATGAGCTGA